A genomic segment from Desulfonatronum lacustre DSM 10312 encodes:
- a CDS encoding CBS domain-containing protein: MNTTFTIRELMRPVDQFPRISGRSFFHEAMLALQKADEAFQSGKIRQRILLVEDERGRVIGKITPMDVVRGLEPKYDRVDSLSDDIRYGVPQVVQSMKEELRLWQEPLDDLCRKAAEVRVETFMNKPEPNQTVNIDEKMDNILHIFVTSRRNSLFVVENDAVVGLLRFSDLYAAIREVVQACGLKAPTA; the protein is encoded by the coding sequence GTGAACACCACATTTACCATTCGCGAACTGATGCGTCCGGTAGACCAATTTCCACGCATTTCCGGCCGGTCCTTTTTCCATGAAGCCATGCTGGCTCTGCAAAAAGCCGATGAAGCATTTCAGTCCGGAAAAATCAGACAACGCATTTTACTGGTGGAGGACGAAAGGGGAAGGGTCATCGGCAAGATCACTCCCATGGACGTGGTCCGGGGGCTGGAGCCCAAGTACGACCGGGTCGACAGTCTCAGCGACGACATCCGCTACGGCGTGCCCCAGGTCGTCCAGTCCATGAAGGAGGAATTGCGGCTGTGGCAGGAACCGCTGGACGATCTGTGCCGCAAGGCCGCGGAAGTGCGGGTGGAAACCTTCATGAATAAACCGGAGCCGAACCAGACCGTGAACATCGACGAAAAGATGGACAATATCCTGCACATCTTCGTCACTTCCCGCCGTAATTCCCTGTTCGTCGTGGAAAACGACGCCGTCGTCGGCCTGCTGCGCTTTTCCGATCTCTATGCAGCCATCCGCGAGGTCGTTCAGGCCTGCGGCCTCAAAGCGCCCACGGCATAG
- a CDS encoding response regulator: MCLLVIETDHLVRDNLTHHLRQRGFTVRAGQTRASVTRILEECAVDVALLGLEGVGREALEFLRIILATSPKTRVILMTPPDCLHYAIEGMKMGAFDDVPVPYDIDLLCAKIRRAASQRARRTKPP, from the coding sequence ATGTGCCTACTTGTTATCGAGACCGATCATCTCGTTCGCGACAATCTGACCCATCATCTGCGCCAACGGGGTTTCACGGTGCGCGCGGGGCAAACCAGGGCGAGCGTAACGCGCATACTGGAAGAATGCGCCGTGGACGTGGCTCTGCTTGGTTTGGAGGGAGTCGGGCGCGAGGCATTGGAGTTTCTGCGGATCATCCTCGCGACAAGCCCCAAGACCAGGGTGATCCTGATGACGCCCCCGGACTGTCTGCATTACGCCATTGAGGGGATGAAAATGGGAGCTTTTGACGATGTCCCGGTGCCTTACGACATCGATTTGCTCTGCGCGAAAATCAGGCGGGCCGCGTCGCAAAGAGCCAGACGCACGAAACCTCCCTGA
- a CDS encoding dinitrogenase iron-molybdenum cofactor biosynthesis protein: protein MKRKNSKPGSIAKPRKIMVVLHEDDVAPRFDLALGLFIAEFAPDGSKIMEKTLVLPHPSAEDLCRLILTEKITVLICGGIEQEYYDYLTWKDVRVVDSVIGDYQWAIRRCLETHLQPGDIQRPA, encoded by the coding sequence ATGAAACGCAAGAACTCCAAGCCAGGCAGCATTGCCAAGCCCCGAAAAATCATGGTCGTCCTGCATGAGGACGACGTGGCCCCTCGTTTCGATTTGGCTCTAGGGTTGTTCATCGCCGAGTTCGCTCCCGACGGAAGCAAAATCATGGAAAAAACCCTGGTCCTGCCGCATCCGTCGGCCGAGGACCTTTGCCGCTTGATTCTTACCGAAAAGATCACCGTGCTCATCTGCGGCGGAATCGAACAGGAATACTACGATTACCTGACCTGGAAAGATGTCCGGGTCGTCGATTCCGTCATCGGCGACTACCAGTGGGCCATCCGCCGTTGCCTGGAGACCCACCTCCAGCCCGGAGACATCCAGCGTCCGGCCTGA
- a CDS encoding TetR/AcrR family transcriptional regulator, translated as MSYRIEILNAASKLFAERGFKDTSIADLSKLSGAAEGTIFHHFKNKEGILIELLIKVKKDTLREVSENIEKQGTGMELVERAVHQFFTLSETMEFEFLLLFRNYPYQLAAVNPDCRKCIEEIYNCFLELFIEGIEKGRQDGTIRDCKPFRTAVILFALVVGIVRFKLFNLYPVESFYAEIMDSCRKMLEPR; from the coding sequence GTGTCCTATCGCATCGAAATCCTGAACGCGGCCTCAAAGCTGTTCGCCGAGCGCGGCTTCAAGGATACGTCCATCGCCGATCTCTCCAAGCTCAGCGGGGCCGCGGAGGGGACTATTTTCCACCACTTCAAGAACAAGGAAGGCATCCTGATCGAGCTGCTGATCAAGGTGAAGAAGGACACCCTGCGGGAAGTTTCGGAGAACATCGAAAAGCAGGGAACCGGCATGGAACTGGTGGAGCGCGCGGTGCACCAGTTTTTCACGCTCTCGGAAACCATGGAGTTCGAATTTTTGCTTTTGTTCCGCAACTATCCCTATCAACTCGCGGCCGTGAACCCGGATTGCCGCAAGTGCATCGAGGAAATCTACAACTGTTTCCTGGAGCTGTTCATCGAAGGCATCGAAAAGGGCCGGCAAGATGGCACCATCCGGGACTGCAAGCCGTTTCGTACGGCGGTCATTCTTTTCGCTCTGGTGGTGGGCATCGTTCGGTTCAAGTTGTTCAACCTCTATCCCGTGGAGTCCTTTTACGCCGAGATCATGGACTCCTGTCGCAAGATGCTGGAACCGCGCTGA
- a CDS encoding response regulator, whose protein sequence is MHILLIDDERTFLETIITRLRLRGIAAEGVDSGEKALEAMRGKAFDAVVLDVSMPGMDGVATLRELKRINSEVPVIMLTGHATLETADQGMDLGAFDYMMKPCPIDELLDKVSEAIRSRGEGGEARPG, encoded by the coding sequence ATGCACATTCTCTTGATCGACGACGAACGGACTTTTCTGGAAACCATCATCACGCGGCTGCGGCTGCGCGGCATCGCGGCCGAGGGCGTGGATTCCGGGGAGAAGGCGTTGGAAGCCATGCGGGGCAAAGCATTTGACGCCGTGGTCTTGGACGTGAGCATGCCGGGCATGGACGGGGTGGCCACGTTGCGGGAGTTGAAGCGCATCAATTCCGAGGTTCCCGTGATCATGCTCACCGGGCACGCCACGCTGGAAACCGCGGATCAAGGCATGGATCTGGGGGCGTTCGACTACATGATGAAGCCCTGTCCCATCGATGAACTGCTGGACAAGGTCTCCGAAGCGATCCGGAGCCGCGGCGAAGGGGGTGAGGCAAGACCAGGATAA
- a CDS encoding sulfite exporter TauE/SafE family protein, translating into MRFFRNLAAMMHLGAVQYAKWDYETSMNILRSRKRMFILMLLLIPCAIGVGLSHADLPEMLGGKYSYMPSFYSPFIFYISILIGMFAGLITGCIGAGGGFIITPALMSAGIKGILAVGTDLFHIFAKAIMGTVIHRKLGNVSVALAVAFLVGAGVGVTGGGVVNRTLYEINPILSDTFISVMFVVLLGFLGTYAMLDFLRARKVDIVDVHGGSGGHGAHGSEPTGPGMAAKIQAMKIPPMITFDQDLVPGGKQLSAWFVAICGVVVGFVSAIMGVGGGFLTFPIFVYLMGVSSFTTIGTDILQIIFTAGYASIAQYAIYGFIFYTLAMGMLLGSLIGIQIGAMTTKVVKGIYIRGFYATTILGGFINRLFVLPEKMGDMGYLNISPGMGKALSATGNVLFFIIIGIFAAWVFYMFFTNMKTLKGEE; encoded by the coding sequence ATGCGATTTTTCAGAAACCTGGCCGCGATGATGCATCTCGGGGCCGTCCAATACGCCAAGTGGGACTATGAAACGTCCATGAACATTCTCAGGAGCAGGAAGCGGATGTTCATTCTGATGCTTCTGCTTATTCCCTGTGCCATCGGCGTGGGGTTGTCCCACGCGGATCTGCCGGAAATGCTGGGCGGGAAGTATTCCTACATGCCCAGCTTCTACTCCCCCTTCATCTTCTACATTTCGATCCTGATCGGCATGTTCGCCGGCCTGATCACCGGGTGCATCGGCGCGGGCGGCGGCTTCATCATCACCCCGGCCCTGATGAGCGCCGGGATCAAGGGCATTCTGGCCGTGGGCACGGACCTGTTCCATATCTTCGCCAAGGCGATCATGGGCACCGTGATCCACAGGAAGTTGGGCAACGTCTCCGTGGCCCTGGCCGTGGCTTTTCTTGTGGGCGCGGGCGTGGGCGTGACCGGCGGCGGCGTGGTCAACCGGACCTTGTATGAAATCAACCCGATCCTCAGCGACACATTCATCAGCGTGATGTTCGTGGTGCTGCTGGGTTTTTTGGGCACCTACGCCATGCTGGACTTCCTGCGGGCGCGCAAGGTGGACATCGTTGACGTGCACGGCGGCAGCGGCGGTCATGGGGCGCACGGCTCCGAACCCACCGGACCGGGTATGGCCGCGAAGATCCAGGCCATGAAGATTCCGCCGATGATCACCTTTGACCAGGATCTGGTCCCCGGCGGCAAGCAGCTTTCCGCCTGGTTCGTGGCCATCTGCGGCGTGGTGGTCGGCTTTGTCTCCGCGATCATGGGCGTGGGCGGCGGCTTCCTGACCTTCCCCATCTTCGTCTACCTGATGGGCGTGTCCTCTTTCACCACCATCGGCACGGACATCCTGCAGATCATCTTCACCGCCGGCTACGCTTCCATCGCCCAGTACGCCATCTACGGGTTCATCTTCTACACCCTGGCCATGGGCATGCTGCTGGGCTCGCTGATCGGCATCCAGATCGGAGCCATGACCACCAAGGTGGTCAAGGGGATCTACATTCGCGGTTTTTACGCCACGACCATCCTGGGCGGGTTCATCAACCGGCTGTTCGTGTTGCCGGAAAAGATGGGCGACATGGGCTATCTGAACATTTCTCCGGGCATGGGCAAGGCGCTCAGCGCCACGGGTAATGTTTTGTTCTTCATCATTATCGGCATCTTCGCCGCGTGGGTCTTCTATATGTTCTTTACGAACATGAAGACCCTGAAAGGGGAGGAATAG
- a CDS encoding PEP/pyruvate-binding domain-containing protein codes for MTALLIHIKRLFNRTPEIDEVEAAAVSALFKGKYNSFKRLLEANNQALRVMTELDQTLKGMHSFGMVFVRSRCTAVTVDVYSIVKNLRELAGGGYADLEPAFRKIRADIREILERRRVSPVTDLVLDLEAVDKEMADAVGGKMANLGEILKRFPDLRIPHGFVVTAAGYERFMAHTTLQKEIDRRLQSTEMDDPSALYRVSSEIQLAIINAEIPEDLRRAIEAAYVRLEARTRGGVKVSLRSSAVGEDASGASFAGQYRSELNVNPNNLLASFKEILAGKYSVTAISYRLNRGIKDEDVPMCVGCMAMVDARAGGVAYSRSPTDIRADALLINAVPGLPKAVVDGSVTPDLWVVSRTDPERILKEVVAEKTEKFQCLPEEGVTRVDLDPAEGRLPSLDRAMVVQVARATRRLEEGFQTPVDVEWVLDEEGRLVIVQCRPLMQLPQEGGAESVAPNEAVTGETAPDDVVLQGGDTASPGIAAGPVFVVRANDDMLRFPTGAVLVAVQAHPRWATLLPRAAAVITETGGITGHLANVAREFGVPALFNVPEATRKLGTGDEVTLDADMRRVHSGRVKRLLAQQRPRKGLMEGTPVHETLKEVVRLITPLNLTDPAGRDFKAGNCRTLHDITRFCHEMSVREMFSFGQETALVRRAGKRLVVDVPMQWWVLDLEDGFREPVVGPHVHISNIVSLPMQALWAGITAKPWAGPPAVDGRGFMSVMLQAASNPNLNADGASEYAQRNYFMISKYFCNLTSRMGFHFSTVETLAGDPAYENYARFSFKGGAADLRRRVMRTRFIASVLEEQGFEIESHEDMLIARISGRPLEETLAALRILGYLTIHTRQLDMIMLNPDQVSYYRTMLCADIGGMVQNGKCILEQTSDLQQ; via the coding sequence ATGACCGCACTGCTCATCCACATCAAACGCCTGTTCAACCGGACTCCGGAGATCGACGAGGTCGAGGCCGCGGCGGTGAGCGCGCTGTTCAAGGGCAAGTACAATTCCTTCAAGCGGCTTTTGGAAGCCAACAACCAGGCTTTGCGGGTGATGACCGAGCTGGATCAGACCCTGAAGGGCATGCACAGCTTCGGCATGGTCTTTGTGCGGTCCCGGTGTACGGCGGTTACGGTGGACGTCTATTCCATCGTCAAGAATCTCCGGGAATTGGCGGGTGGCGGATACGCGGATCTGGAGCCGGCCTTCCGGAAGATCCGCGCTGATATCCGCGAGATCCTGGAGCGACGTCGCGTGAGTCCGGTCACGGACCTTGTCCTGGACCTGGAGGCGGTGGACAAGGAAATGGCCGACGCCGTGGGCGGCAAGATGGCCAATCTCGGTGAAATTCTGAAGCGCTTCCCGGATTTGCGTATTCCCCACGGGTTTGTGGTCACCGCCGCCGGGTACGAGCGGTTCATGGCCCACACCACGCTGCAAAAGGAGATCGACCGTCGACTTCAGTCCACGGAAATGGACGACCCTTCGGCTCTGTACCGGGTCAGCTCGGAGATCCAGTTGGCGATCATCAATGCCGAAATTCCCGAGGATCTGCGCCGGGCCATTGAGGCGGCGTATGTCCGGCTGGAGGCGCGGACTCGTGGCGGGGTCAAGGTTTCCCTGCGTTCCAGCGCGGTGGGGGAGGACGCCTCCGGAGCGTCCTTCGCGGGCCAGTACCGGTCCGAGCTGAACGTCAATCCAAACAACCTGCTGGCTTCATTCAAGGAAATTTTGGCTGGAAAGTATTCCGTGACCGCCATTTCCTACCGTTTGAACCGGGGCATCAAGGACGAGGACGTGCCCATGTGCGTGGGGTGCATGGCCATGGTGGACGCTCGTGCCGGAGGAGTGGCCTATTCCCGCAGTCCGACGGACATTCGGGCGGACGCGTTGCTGATCAACGCCGTGCCCGGCCTGCCCAAGGCCGTGGTGGACGGCAGCGTGACTCCGGACCTGTGGGTCGTCTCCCGGACCGATCCGGAGCGGATACTGAAGGAAGTGGTGGCGGAGAAGACGGAAAAATTTCAATGCCTGCCCGAGGAAGGCGTGACCCGCGTGGATCTTGATCCGGCCGAAGGACGTCTTCCCTCCTTGGACCGGGCCATGGTCGTCCAGGTGGCCCGGGCGACCAGACGGCTGGAAGAAGGGTTTCAGACTCCGGTGGACGTGGAATGGGTGCTGGACGAAGAGGGCCGTCTGGTGATCGTGCAGTGCCGCCCGTTGATGCAGTTGCCGCAAGAGGGGGGCGCGGAAAGCGTTGCCCCGAATGAAGCTGTGACCGGCGAAACAGCGCCGGATGACGTGGTGCTTCAGGGCGGGGATACGGCCAGTCCCGGCATTGCCGCCGGGCCGGTCTTCGTGGTCCGGGCCAACGACGATATGCTGCGGTTTCCAACGGGCGCGGTCCTGGTGGCCGTCCAGGCCCATCCCCGCTGGGCCACGCTGCTGCCCCGGGCCGCGGCCGTGATCACCGAAACCGGAGGCATCACCGGGCATCTGGCCAACGTGGCCCGGGAGTTCGGGGTTCCGGCGTTGTTCAACGTCCCCGAGGCAACGCGAAAACTCGGGACCGGGGACGAGGTCACCCTGGACGCGGACATGCGTCGGGTGCATTCCGGCCGAGTGAAACGGCTTTTGGCCCAGCAACGACCTCGCAAGGGACTGATGGAAGGGACCCCGGTCCATGAGACCTTGAAGGAGGTGGTCCGGCTGATCACGCCGCTGAACCTGACCGATCCGGCCGGACGGGATTTCAAGGCCGGGAATTGTCGGACCCTGCATGACATCACCCGCTTTTGTCATGAAATGAGCGTCCGGGAGATGTTCTCCTTTGGACAGGAGACGGCCCTGGTCCGGCGGGCCGGCAAGCGTCTGGTGGTGGACGTGCCCATGCAGTGGTGGGTGCTGGACCTGGAGGACGGGTTCCGGGAACCGGTGGTCGGTCCGCACGTGCATATCTCCAATATCGTGTCCTTGCCCATGCAGGCGCTGTGGGCCGGGATCACGGCCAAGCCCTGGGCCGGGCCTCCGGCCGTGGACGGCAGGGGGTTCATGTCCGTGATGTTGCAGGCCGCCTCCAACCCGAACCTCAACGCCGACGGGGCCTCGGAGTACGCCCAGCGCAATTACTTCATGATTTCGAAATATTTCTGCAATCTGACCTCCAGGATGGGCTTTCATTTCTCCACGGTGGAGACCCTGGCGGGCGACCCGGCCTATGAGAACTACGCCCGGTTTTCATTCAAGGGCGGAGCCGCGGATCTGCGGCGACGGGTCATGCGCACCCGGTTCATCGCGTCCGTGCTGGAGGAGCAAGGCTTTGAAATCGAGTCCCACGAGGACATGCTCATCGCCCGGATCAGCGGCCGCCCCCTGGAGGAAACATTGGCGGCTTTGCGGATTCTCGGTTATCTGACCATCCATACCCGGCAGCTGGACATGATTATGCTCAATCCGGACCAGGTGTCCTATTACCGGACCATGCTGTGCGCGGACATCGGGGGCATGGTCCAAAACGGGAAATGCATTTTGGAACAGACATCGGACCTCCAACAATAA
- a CDS encoding response regulator, translating into MGIISIFHGCFCHEGEVVALVAERVGAVVLDDPKLLELTQTRFGVQALALERSLFQGKRTGAFLAVEKRHHLAMVRRTLADKLVDLEQDKILCSGFLAHLVPRSVNHVFHVCLIAEFGYRVDRTMADLKLSLDLARERVAGDDRVRATWTEELLRKEPWDHTLYDLVLPMDRKSVEEAADAIVEHSRKDLLQPDDLSREALRDFQLQAAVELALAEEGHAGQVKAESGRVELLITQNVIMLSKLEEELRDIAIRVPGVEEVIINLSPEFYQKTMYRQHQPEKRNKLLLVDDEREFVHTLSERLLMREIGSAVVYDGEQALAFVEEDEPDVMVLDLKMPGIDGLEVLRRVKAAHPQVQVIILTGHGSKEDERNCLDAGAFAYLQKPVDIDVLTRLLEQARVREEEQPRTTHPGEHENGA; encoded by the coding sequence ATGGGCATTATCAGTATTTTTCACGGGTGCTTCTGTCACGAAGGGGAGGTCGTCGCGCTGGTTGCCGAACGGGTCGGCGCGGTGGTGCTGGACGATCCGAAACTGCTGGAGCTGACCCAGACCCGGTTCGGGGTGCAGGCCCTGGCCCTGGAGCGGTCCTTGTTCCAGGGGAAGCGGACGGGGGCCTTTCTCGCCGTTGAAAAGCGGCATCATCTGGCCATGGTCCGCCGGACCCTGGCGGACAAACTGGTGGACCTGGAACAGGACAAGATTCTCTGTTCGGGTTTTCTGGCGCACCTGGTGCCCCGTTCCGTGAACCACGTCTTTCACGTCTGCCTGATCGCGGAGTTCGGATATCGGGTGGACCGGACCATGGCCGATCTGAAGCTTTCCCTGGACCTGGCTCGGGAGCGGGTAGCCGGGGACGACCGTGTTCGGGCGACCTGGACCGAGGAACTGCTCCGCAAGGAGCCCTGGGACCATACATTGTACGATCTGGTCCTGCCCATGGACCGCAAAAGCGTGGAGGAAGCCGCGGACGCCATCGTAGAGCACTCCCGCAAGGATCTGCTGCAACCCGACGATCTGTCCCGCGAGGCGTTGCGGGATTTTCAGCTCCAGGCCGCGGTGGAACTGGCCCTGGCCGAAGAAGGGCACGCGGGGCAGGTCAAGGCGGAGAGCGGCCGGGTCGAGCTGCTCATCACCCAGAACGTGATCATGCTTTCCAAGCTGGAAGAGGAACTGCGGGACATCGCAATCCGGGTCCCTGGGGTCGAGGAAGTGATCATCAACCTGAGTCCGGAATTCTACCAAAAGACCATGTATCGACAACATCAGCCCGAAAAACGGAATAAATTGTTGCTGGTGGATGACGAACGGGAGTTCGTGCATACCTTGTCCGAGCGGCTTTTGATGCGGGAAATCGGCTCCGCGGTGGTGTATGACGGGGAGCAAGCCCTGGCCTTCGTGGAGGAGGACGAGCCGGACGTGATGGTCTTGGACCTGAAAATGCCCGGAATCGACGGTTTGGAGGTTCTGCGCCGGGTCAAGGCGGCCCATCCCCAGGTCCAGGTGATCATCCTCACCGGCCACGGTTCCAAGGAGGATGAACGCAACTGCCTGGACGCCGGAGCCTTCGCCTACCTGCAAAAACCGGTGGACATCGACGTCCTGACCCGACTCCTGGAACAGGCTCGCGTCCGGGAAGAGGAACAGCCCCGGACGACACATCCGGGTGAGCATGAAAATGGCGCGTAA
- a CDS encoding sensor histidine kinase: MARNALVALWERFKPAFWDAADPPEPEAGGGGFNYRRIWKLVVLLVTTVSVVPLLLITFMDYNLNRRAMQADFVYPINSLLSNTKLSLSSFLQQRRAVLEFIIAEHSFEDLSDEFFLHELYHNMKAAFGGFVDVGLIDGQGKQLAYVGPFDLKGKDYSEQDWFTEVMDRRVFISDVFLGFRDVPHFVIAVKRICYDGTIMILRATIDTEQFFNLVQSLNLRATTDAFLVNRQGVLQTPSFSHGDVLSEIPYPVPPYSEVPVILEIDDTRRNPAYLGYVYVENTPFIFMVVKQQQEMMRNWWRLRLEMLGFLLISVTCIVAVILTSATMLVRRIYDADMKRSIALHTMEHTNKMASIGRLAAGVAHEINNPLAVINEKAGLIKDLFSFSDKYGQDKKLLSLVDSILGSVERCSAITHRLLGFARHVDVQWERVDVVQTVRDVLGFLDKEAQYRAIEVSLDVPEIVPEIVTDKGQLQQVLLNIVNNAFAAVRDGGRIAIVLSVPESSEVRIAITDNGCGISPENMKRIFEPFFSTKPKHGTGLGLSITYGLVKKLGGMIEVQSELGLGTTFTITLPVTHAQKEEEGANSACG; this comes from the coding sequence ATGGCGCGTAACGCCCTCGTCGCGCTGTGGGAGCGCTTCAAGCCGGCGTTCTGGGACGCCGCCGATCCTCCGGAGCCCGAGGCCGGGGGAGGAGGATTCAACTATCGGCGGATCTGGAAACTGGTCGTGCTGCTGGTAACCACGGTGTCCGTGGTGCCGCTGCTGTTGATCACGTTCATGGACTACAACCTGAACCGCAGGGCCATGCAGGCGGATTTCGTCTATCCGATCAACAGCCTGCTTTCCAACACCAAGCTGAGTCTCTCCTCGTTTCTTCAGCAACGCCGGGCTGTGTTGGAATTCATCATCGCCGAGCATTCGTTCGAAGATCTTTCGGACGAGTTTTTTCTCCATGAACTCTACCACAACATGAAGGCGGCTTTCGGCGGATTCGTTGATGTCGGTCTGATCGACGGACAGGGAAAACAACTGGCCTATGTCGGACCGTTCGATCTGAAGGGCAAGGATTATTCAGAACAGGACTGGTTTACCGAAGTCATGGATCGACGGGTGTTCATCAGCGACGTTTTTCTGGGGTTTCGGGACGTGCCGCATTTTGTGATCGCCGTGAAACGGATCTGCTACGACGGCACGATCATGATTCTTCGAGCGACCATCGACACGGAACAGTTCTTCAATCTGGTGCAGTCCTTGAACCTGCGAGCCACGACGGACGCGTTTCTGGTCAATCGGCAAGGCGTGCTGCAAACCCCCAGCTTTTCTCACGGCGATGTGTTGAGCGAGATTCCGTATCCCGTACCTCCGTACTCGGAGGTTCCGGTCATTCTTGAAATCGATGACACACGCCGAAACCCCGCGTACCTGGGGTACGTTTACGTGGAAAATACGCCGTTCATCTTCATGGTCGTCAAGCAGCAACAGGAAATGATGCGCAACTGGTGGCGGTTGCGCTTGGAAATGCTTGGTTTCCTGTTGATCAGCGTGACCTGTATCGTTGCGGTCATTCTGACCTCGGCCACCATGTTGGTACGGCGAATTTACGACGCGGACATGAAGCGTTCCATCGCCTTGCACACCATGGAGCACACCAACAAGATGGCCTCCATCGGTCGTTTGGCCGCGGGGGTGGCTCATGAAATCAACAATCCGTTGGCCGTAATCAATGAAAAGGCCGGTTTGATCAAGGATCTCTTTTCCTTTTCGGACAAGTACGGCCAGGACAAGAAGCTGTTGTCGCTGGTGGACTCCATTCTCGGGTCCGTGGAGCGCTGCAGCGCCATCACCCATCGGCTGCTGGGCTTTGCCCGGCATGTGGACGTGCAGTGGGAGCGGGTGGACGTGGTCCAAACGGTCCGGGACGTCCTGGGCTTTCTGGACAAGGAGGCCCAGTACCGGGCCATCGAGGTCAGCCTGGACGTTCCGGAAATTGTTCCGGAGATCGTCACGGACAAGGGTCAGTTGCAGCAGGTGCTGCTGAACATCGTGAACAACGCTTTTGCCGCGGTTCGGGACGGTGGACGGATCGCCATTGTCCTGAGCGTCCCCGAATCTTCAGAGGTCCGGATCGCCATCACGGATAACGGGTGCGGCATTTCCCCGGAAAACATGAAGCGGATCTTCGAACCCTTCTTTTCCACCAAGCCGAAACACGGCACGGGGTTGGGGCTGTCCATCACCTACGGACTTGTCAAAAAACTGGGCGGGATGATCGAGGTTCAGAGCGAGCTGGGTCTGGGGACCACGTTTACGATAACCCTGCCGGTGACTCACGCTCAAAAGGAGGAGGAAGGTGCGAATTCTGCTTGTGGATGA
- a CDS encoding response regulator: MRILLVDDELELVSALAERLAIRGIAADYATTGDQALRLAGENDYDLAVLDVKMPHVSGLELWDRLHVLHPRMRCIFLTGHTSERDFQAGTRAGALYLLKPLKIEVLIQNIRKLLESRGEGG; encoded by the coding sequence GTGCGAATTCTGCTTGTGGATGATGAACTGGAGCTTGTTTCCGCCTTGGCCGAACGGCTGGCGATCCGGGGCATCGCCGCGGACTATGCCACCACCGGAGACCAGGCCCTGCGTTTGGCCGGAGAAAATGACTACGATCTGGCCGTGCTGGACGTGAAGATGCCTCACGTGAGCGGTTTGGAACTGTGGGATCGGCTCCACGTTTTGCATCCGCGAATGCGTTGCATCTTTCTGACCGGGCACACCTCGGAGCGGGACTTTCAGGCCGGAACCCGGGCCGGGGCGCTGTATCTGCTCAAGCCGTTGAAAATCGAGGTGCTGATTCAAAATATTCGCAAATTGTTGGAGAGCCGGGGGGAGGGAGGGTGA